A genomic stretch from Penicillium digitatum chromosome 4, complete sequence includes:
- a CDS encoding Polynucleotidyl transferase, ribonuclease H fold yields the protein MELYNTRYSPNFHSNLISHGLMKASLLVNFRSNCIETTEGRQGFRYPKLSPENLILATKRSAQEPRSEGSIQTWHRRLGHVGTERIEKLAEMTEGITIESNPGKKKQAKHMVCSEGSTST from the exons ATGGAGTTGTATAACACAAGATACTCTCCGAACTTCCACAGTAATCTGATATCCCATGGATTGATGAAAGCCAGCTTGCTCGTTAATTTCAGAAGCAACTGCATTGAAACCACTGAAGGGAGACAG GGTTTTCGATACCCTAAGTTGTCACCTGAAAACTTGATCCTCGCCACGAAGAGATCAGCTCAAGAACCAAGATCCGAAGGATCTATTCAAACCTGGCATAGACGCCTTGGTCACGTTGGGACCGAGCGTATCGAAAAGCTTGCAGAGATGACTGAGGGCATCACCATTGAAAGCAaccctggcaagaagaagcag GCCAAGCATATGGTGTGTTCGGAAGGGTCCACTTCGACTTAG